In the Maribacter sp. MJ134 genome, one interval contains:
- a CDS encoding ABC transporter permease, with protein sequence MFKNYLKIAWRSLKKQPFFTFLNTFGLAIGMAGALLISLFIHDELSFDKMFADADRIYRIDTDVKFGGAEILASESSAPMAAAMQRDFSQVESTLRLRDRGSALIRKSGTKTNTKELRVTFADSTLFDFFGLKLLVGDAKTALTEPNTLVLTKTAAEKHFGVQNTLGQSLLLNNTDTYTVTGVIDDLPQNSMLREHSVFMAMAGYADSRESNWGSMNYFTFVKLIPSVNAADFNEPLQEMFTRYMIPWVQKIFPGMTAESFAASGNYWEHKIMPLTDIHLHSNRQSELSANSSIQNVYILSFIALFLIILATVNFMNLSTAHSLKRSKEVGIRKTLGSNKTELIRQFLTESGMVAFISLIIALSIAMIVLPFFNDLSGKEITIPYTNFIFWLIVLFTTLILGLLSGSYPAFFMSRFMPVKVLKGSGQKSVGGGKIRNSLVVFQFAISVFLIVSTLVVFQQLKFIQGKDLGFNKDQILLINDTYAAGNQVQAFKEEITGLGQVAYASLSDYLPTPSSRSNSSLFREGAMEQENAIQMQVWEVDHDYLKTLNMELVVGRDFNPQYATDSTGVIINEAMLPVMGVTAEEALGIRITGDLDLEEKVFYTVIGVVEDFHYESLRESIGALGLFLGKSTGTMAVKLKTGNYSSTLASIENIWNKIAPGQPFSYRFMDESFDATYKAEQNLGKIFMVFTILSIFIACLGLFGLAAFNAEKRTKEIGVRKVLGASVSQISYRLTLDFLKLVGVAIIISLPIGWFAMDKWLEDFSYRIEINWWILALAGSFAIAIAIITVSYQSIKAAIANPVRSLRTE encoded by the coding sequence ATGTTTAAGAACTATTTGAAAATCGCTTGGAGGAGTTTAAAGAAACAGCCCTTTTTTACCTTTTTGAATACTTTTGGGCTAGCCATTGGTATGGCAGGGGCATTACTGATTTCATTGTTTATCCATGACGAACTTAGTTTTGATAAAATGTTTGCAGATGCCGACCGCATCTATCGGATAGATACGGACGTGAAATTTGGAGGGGCTGAAATTTTAGCTTCTGAGTCTTCGGCACCAATGGCAGCAGCAATGCAAAGAGATTTTTCCCAAGTGGAATCTACCCTAAGATTAAGAGACCGAGGTAGCGCGCTCATTAGAAAAAGTGGTACAAAGACCAATACCAAAGAGTTAAGGGTCACTTTTGCGGATTCTACTCTCTTTGATTTCTTTGGCTTGAAATTGCTTGTGGGAGATGCTAAGACTGCATTGACGGAACCGAACACATTGGTATTGACCAAAACAGCGGCAGAGAAACATTTTGGAGTACAAAATACACTTGGTCAAAGCCTACTCTTAAACAATACGGATACGTATACCGTAACTGGTGTGATTGATGACCTACCTCAAAATTCTATGTTGCGAGAGCATAGTGTTTTTATGGCCATGGCCGGTTATGCAGACTCACGGGAAAGTAATTGGGGAAGTATGAACTATTTCACGTTTGTCAAACTGATACCTAGTGTTAACGCTGCTGATTTTAATGAGCCTTTGCAAGAAATGTTTACGAGATATATGATTCCATGGGTTCAAAAAATATTTCCAGGAATGACGGCAGAATCATTTGCTGCATCGGGTAATTATTGGGAACATAAAATCATGCCATTGACAGATATCCATTTACATTCTAATCGGCAATCTGAGTTAAGTGCTAATAGTAGTATTCAGAATGTTTACATCCTTTCATTCATTGCGTTGTTTCTGATTATATTGGCAACGGTTAATTTTATGAACCTCTCCACAGCTCATTCCCTCAAAAGGTCAAAAGAAGTAGGTATCCGAAAAACCTTGGGTTCAAATAAGACCGAACTGATTCGACAATTTTTAACCGAATCGGGAATGGTTGCTTTTATCTCATTGATAATAGCTCTTAGTATAGCAATGATTGTGCTTCCTTTTTTCAATGACCTTTCTGGGAAGGAGATTACAATTCCCTATACCAATTTTATTTTCTGGTTAATAGTTCTATTTACTACGCTCATACTGGGGCTTTTGTCAGGAAGTTATCCAGCTTTTTTTATGTCACGGTTTATGCCTGTAAAGGTGCTTAAAGGAAGCGGACAAAAGAGTGTAGGAGGTGGAAAAATCCGAAATTCCTTAGTTGTTTTTCAGTTTGCCATTTCGGTTTTCTTGATTGTAAGCACCTTGGTTGTTTTTCAGCAATTAAAATTCATACAAGGAAAGGATCTTGGTTTTAACAAAGATCAAATTCTACTTATAAATGACACCTATGCAGCAGGCAACCAAGTACAAGCATTTAAAGAGGAAATTACTGGTCTGGGTCAAGTAGCGTATGCATCATTGAGTGATTACCTACCAACACCGTCATCTCGTTCCAATAGTTCTTTGTTCAGGGAAGGAGCCATGGAGCAAGAGAACGCAATTCAGATGCAAGTTTGGGAAGTTGATCATGATTACCTCAAAACGCTAAATATGGAATTAGTTGTAGGGCGTGATTTCAATCCACAATATGCTACTGATTCAACCGGGGTTATTATCAATGAAGCAATGTTGCCTGTTATGGGCGTAACAGCAGAAGAAGCCTTAGGCATTCGAATAACCGGTGACCTTGACTTAGAAGAGAAAGTGTTCTACACTGTAATCGGAGTGGTCGAAGACTTTCATTATGAATCGTTGCGAGAAAGCATCGGTGCTTTAGGATTGTTTTTAGGTAAATCAACTGGAACCATGGCGGTAAAATTAAAAACAGGTAATTACTCAAGCACCTTAGCCAGTATAGAAAATATATGGAATAAAATAGCTCCTGGCCAACCTTTCAGCTATCGCTTTATGGACGAGTCTTTCGATGCAACCTATAAAGCGGAACAGAACTTGGGTAAGATATTTATGGTCTTTACCATACTCTCTATTTTTATTGCCTGTCTAGGTTTATTTGGTCTAGCCGCATTTAATGCCGAAAAGCGAACCAAAGAAATTGGAGTCAGAAAAGTATTGGGGGCAAGTGTGAGTCAAATATCCTATAGATTGACCTTAGACTTTTTAAAACTTGTTGGAGTGGCAATTATAATTTCATTACCGATTGGATGGTTTGCGATGGATAAGTGGTTAGAAGATTTTTCATATCGAATCGAAATTAATTGGTGGATTTTGGCCTTGGCCGGTTCATTTGCCATTGCTATTGCGATTATTACCGTAAGCTATCAAAGTATTAAAGCTGCAATAGCTAACCCGGTAAGAAGCTTGCGGACGGAATAA
- a CDS encoding ABC transporter permease — MFKNYLKIAWRNLGKNKGYSAINIGGLAIGMTCFLLIAMFIKNELSYDTYHEKADNIYRIVHHGSEDNLEDRWVWGNAPVGPALKADFSEVIEKVQFSGRSDVLLEYNERTFQEGNTFYVDETVFKVFSWPLLAGNPETALKAPYSIVLTESTAKKYFGNEDPIGKTMDGNGGRANDGIYTVTGVMKDVPANSHFSFDALMSMSSFYQTRPEIFEAWGYVDFYTYFLVTDNFDQQAFQAKMPEFLKRNRPAENAEYYYDLSFEPLKDAYLNSEAARQPGITGSLSNIYIFAIIGLFILIIACINFMNLATARSLERAKEVGVRKVIGADKQGLRYQFLGESMLMVFIASLIGLALVVICLPAMRQITGKLFLSHEIFNSSTLLVYFGMALITGILAGSYPAFILSNFKPSSVLKGVFRTSQKGNSLRKGLVIFQFSLSIALIASTVIVYFQLGFMLDKNLGFDREQQLVIDFNWDGQVLDNMETIKREFMSLPEVVSVAGSRTVPGGHFPAAGTEIETSEGKMEHFEPFLYEIDFDFIPHYEIEVVAGRPYSREFVTDSLSAMVVNESAARSFGYANPSDIIGKSFEQWGREGKIVGVVKDFNYLSLHQQVAPLTLRYSQFGKYLSIKIKSANMQQAITKIERKWSEIAPHRPFLYSFLDESFNTQYEADFKFKNLFTIFSFLAILIACLGLLGLATYSAVQRTKEIGVRKVLGAEVSSIVTLLSKDFMKLVLIAILIATPFSWYAMSKWLNVYAYQIEISWWVFALSGGIALAIAVTTVSFHAIKAARANPVKSLRTE; from the coding sequence ATGTTTAAAAATTATCTAAAAATCGCTTGGAGGAACCTAGGTAAGAACAAAGGGTATTCTGCAATTAATATCGGTGGTCTTGCCATAGGAATGACTTGTTTCTTGCTTATAGCTATGTTCATTAAAAACGAACTGTCCTATGATACGTATCACGAGAAAGCAGATAATATTTATAGGATAGTTCACCATGGTAGTGAGGATAATCTAGAGGACAGATGGGTTTGGGGTAATGCTCCCGTAGGGCCAGCATTAAAAGCAGATTTTTCCGAGGTCATAGAAAAAGTACAGTTTTCTGGAAGGTCAGATGTTCTATTGGAATATAATGAACGTACTTTTCAGGAAGGAAATACTTTTTATGTAGATGAAACAGTCTTTAAGGTATTTAGTTGGCCTTTATTAGCTGGTAATCCGGAAACGGCATTGAAAGCCCCTTATTCTATAGTACTTACGGAAAGTACTGCAAAAAAGTACTTTGGAAATGAAGACCCTATCGGTAAAACCATGGATGGTAACGGTGGTAGAGCCAATGACGGTATTTATACCGTTACAGGAGTAATGAAGGATGTTCCTGCCAATTCACATTTTTCGTTTGATGCGCTAATGTCCATGAGTTCTTTTTACCAAACAAGACCTGAGATTTTTGAAGCATGGGGTTACGTAGATTTTTATACATATTTTTTGGTTACGGATAACTTTGACCAACAGGCTTTTCAGGCTAAAATGCCAGAGTTCTTAAAAAGAAATAGACCGGCGGAGAATGCTGAATATTACTATGACCTTTCTTTTGAACCTTTAAAAGATGCCTATCTAAATTCTGAAGCTGCAAGACAACCTGGAATAACGGGTAGTCTATCCAATATCTACATATTTGCCATAATAGGGCTATTTATTTTGATTATTGCTTGTATTAATTTTATGAATTTGGCTACAGCCCGTTCTTTGGAAAGAGCAAAAGAGGTTGGCGTTAGAAAAGTGATTGGAGCGGACAAACAAGGATTGCGGTATCAATTTCTTGGAGAGTCGATGCTTATGGTATTTATAGCCTCCTTGATTGGGTTGGCATTAGTTGTCATCTGTCTCCCTGCCATGAGGCAAATTACGGGAAAACTATTCTTAAGTCATGAGATTTTTAACAGTTCTACATTATTGGTCTATTTTGGAATGGCTTTGATAACGGGTATCTTGGCCGGTTCCTACCCAGCATTTATATTGTCAAATTTTAAGCCTTCAAGTGTTCTAAAAGGTGTGTTCAGGACCTCCCAAAAAGGAAACAGCCTTAGAAAGGGCTTGGTCATTTTTCAATTCAGTCTTTCTATTGCACTGATTGCTAGTACGGTAATCGTGTATTTTCAATTAGGTTTTATGTTGGACAAAAATTTAGGGTTCGACAGAGAGCAGCAACTAGTGATTGACTTCAACTGGGACGGTCAGGTACTGGATAATATGGAAACCATTAAAAGGGAGTTCATGAGCCTACCAGAAGTGGTTTCGGTTGCTGGCTCGCGAACGGTACCGGGCGGTCACTTTCCAGCTGCAGGAACAGAAATAGAAACCTCGGAAGGAAAAATGGAACACTTTGAGCCCTTTTTATATGAAATCGATTTTGATTTTATTCCTCATTATGAGATTGAAGTAGTGGCGGGAAGGCCCTACTCCAGAGAGTTTGTTACGGACTCTCTTTCTGCGATGGTGGTGAACGAGTCTGCAGCAAGAAGTTTTGGATACGCAAACCCTTCCGATATAATAGGTAAAAGTTTTGAGCAATGGGGACGAGAGGGGAAAATAGTTGGTGTGGTTAAGGATTTCAACTATTTATCCCTTCATCAACAAGTGGCGCCTTTAACCTTGCGTTACTCGCAATTTGGAAAGTACCTGTCTATAAAGATTAAATCTGCCAATATGCAACAGGCCATAACTAAAATTGAGCGCAAGTGGTCAGAAATTGCGCCTCACCGCCCTTTTCTTTATAGTTTCTTGGATGAATCGTTCAATACACAATATGAGGCAGATTTTAAGTTTAAAAACCTATTTACCATTTTTTCATTTTTGGCTATTCTAATTGCCTGTTTAGGTCTTTTGGGCTTAGCAACCTATAGTGCCGTGCAACGAACAAAAGAAATAGGAGTGCGTAAAGTTCTGGGCGCAGAGGTTTCAAGTATTGTAACACTGTTATCTAAGGATTTTATGAAATTGGTATTGATTGCCATTTTAATTGCAACTCCGTTTTCTTGGTACGCTATGAGTAAATGGTTAAACGTATATGCATATCAAATAGAGATAAGTTGGTGGGTTTTTGCGTTATCGGGAGGCATTGCCCTTGCTATTGCTGTAACTACGGTAAGCTTTCATGCCATTAAAGCGGCAAGAGCAAATCCGGTAAAAAGTTTGCGAACAGAATAA
- a CDS encoding FtsX-like permease family protein — protein sequence MLKQNIKIAWRNLLKNKQQTIINLLGLTVGTVSCLAILLYVFSQFGYDDHHEHADSVYRVETIIERDGKASFNTAAASPPIAFALKEDFPEVQEATRVVLTDVFSSNLIGAADSEDAYYEPRVYMADSTFFKVFNYKFVEGRQETALNEPNALVLSSYLANKLFGTQKALGKAVTWGSGANAQTLTVKGVFDESYEKSHLDPNYIVSMSTPGMGTFVQNFQSFATNNFVYSYVKLQSNSNAAGLQNKLPGFIQERGAKDLKDAGMDNKIQILQPVSDIHLYSSGRDNQIHEVSNIKYLYFLLTLAFFIQLVACINFINLSTARASKRAKEIGVRKVVGAGKNSLMRQFLGESLLLSLFAMLISIPITILLLPLVNELTNASLGHGDLMNWSIGLILLGLGVFTGLISGIYPAIILSSIKPIKALKSATILQSGNGTFRKALVVFQFVVSISLVATVIIVTQQFRFAQNKDLGFQKENLLALRIGTDEASSKFESLKTSFLNIPGVLNVSSGNYAPSEVILNDNGLYLPGGNRENNTVVKRQGISEGYFETMNIPLLKGRDFTVADTTDQIIVNEATLKIFDIKEEDALSARLVQSFGDETFEMRIVGVVKDYHFASLKNEIAPLFLYKENEPNWLFVKTQTKDYQQLLSSLEKQWKATVRNVPFDYRFVDKEVEKLYDEEKRLGQISVVFTILAILISCLGLFGLVSFVAEQKKKEIGIRKVLGASIHSVVQLLTKDFIKLVGIAFLIASPLAYYGMQHWLEDFTYRIEIQWWVFLLAGGFALVITFCTVGFQSLKSALANPVKSLRTE from the coding sequence ATGTTAAAACAAAACATAAAAATAGCGTGGAGAAATCTGCTAAAAAACAAGCAGCAGACCATTATAAATTTATTAGGGCTAACCGTTGGTACTGTTAGCTGTTTGGCCATTTTGCTATACGTATTCTCACAATTTGGTTATGATGATCATCATGAGCATGCGGACTCGGTCTACAGAGTGGAAACCATTATTGAACGGGATGGAAAAGCGTCTTTTAATACTGCGGCGGCATCACCACCAATAGCGTTTGCTTTAAAGGAAGATTTTCCAGAGGTACAGGAAGCCACACGAGTAGTACTAACGGATGTTTTTTCTAGTAATTTAATAGGTGCTGCGGATAGTGAAGACGCTTATTACGAACCACGGGTTTATATGGCAGATTCTACCTTTTTTAAAGTGTTCAACTATAAATTTGTTGAAGGCAGACAAGAAACTGCCTTGAATGAGCCCAATGCCTTGGTGCTCTCTTCCTACTTGGCGAATAAACTGTTCGGCACTCAAAAAGCTTTAGGTAAAGCAGTTACATGGGGTAGTGGTGCAAACGCTCAAACCTTAACTGTAAAAGGTGTTTTTGATGAATCCTATGAAAAATCACACTTAGACCCAAACTACATTGTAAGCATGAGTACCCCTGGTATGGGAACTTTTGTTCAAAATTTTCAAAGTTTTGCAACTAACAATTTTGTGTATAGCTACGTAAAACTACAATCTAATAGTAATGCGGCTGGGTTACAGAATAAATTACCTGGATTTATTCAGGAAAGAGGAGCCAAAGACCTTAAGGATGCAGGAATGGATAACAAGATTCAAATACTTCAGCCTGTTTCAGATATTCATTTATATTCCTCAGGAAGAGATAATCAAATTCATGAAGTATCCAATATCAAATACCTTTATTTCTTACTAACGCTAGCCTTCTTTATTCAACTGGTTGCCTGTATTAATTTTATAAACTTAAGCACGGCACGGGCAAGTAAACGAGCAAAGGAAATAGGAGTACGCAAAGTAGTGGGTGCTGGAAAAAATAGTTTAATGCGTCAGTTTTTAGGCGAATCTTTGTTATTGTCCTTATTTGCGATGCTTATTAGTATTCCTATTACCATTCTTCTACTCCCTTTGGTAAACGAACTTACGAACGCCAGTTTGGGACATGGGGACTTAATGAATTGGAGTATTGGCCTAATATTATTAGGATTAGGGGTATTTACAGGACTAATTTCCGGTATTTATCCAGCAATAATATTGTCATCTATAAAACCGATTAAAGCGTTAAAAAGCGCTACAATTTTACAATCTGGTAACGGGACTTTTCGCAAAGCACTGGTCGTATTTCAATTTGTAGTTTCCATAAGTTTAGTGGCTACCGTGATTATCGTAACGCAGCAGTTTCGTTTTGCACAGAACAAGGATTTGGGCTTTCAAAAGGAAAACCTGTTAGCCTTAAGAATTGGCACAGATGAAGCTTCCAGCAAGTTCGAATCTCTAAAAACTTCTTTCTTGAATATCCCAGGAGTCCTAAATGTATCCAGCGGAAATTATGCCCCGTCCGAAGTAATTTTAAATGATAATGGACTGTATTTGCCGGGAGGAAATCGAGAAAATAATACGGTGGTTAAACGACAGGGAATAAGCGAGGGTTATTTTGAAACAATGAATATTCCCTTATTGAAAGGGAGGGATTTCACCGTAGCCGATACAACGGATCAAATTATTGTAAATGAAGCCACATTAAAGATTTTTGACATTAAGGAGGAGGACGCTCTAAGCGCAAGACTGGTGCAAAGCTTTGGAGATGAAACCTTTGAAATGCGCATTGTAGGCGTAGTAAAAGATTATCATTTTGCCTCCTTGAAAAATGAAATAGCACCGCTATTCTTATATAAGGAAAATGAACCGAACTGGCTGTTTGTGAAAACTCAAACTAAAGATTACCAACAATTATTGTCAAGTCTAGAAAAACAGTGGAAAGCTACGGTAAGAAACGTCCCTTTTGATTATAGATTTGTAGATAAAGAAGTTGAAAAACTCTACGATGAGGAAAAGCGTTTGGGGCAAATTTCAGTGGTCTTTACCATTCTAGCGATTCTTATAAGCTGTTTGGGTTTATTCGGTTTGGTGTCGTTTGTAGCGGAGCAGAAGAAAAAGGAAATAGGGATTAGAAAAGTACTAGGTGCCAGTATTCATTCTGTAGTGCAATTATTAACCAAAGACTTTATAAAGCTAGTTGGCATTGCTTTCTTAATAGCATCTCCATTGGCTTATTACGGGATGCAACATTGGTTGGAAGATTTCACCTATCGTATAGAAATACAATGGTGGGTATTCCTTTTAGCAGGTGGTTTCGCTTTGGTGATTACCTTCTGTACGGTAGGTTTCCAATCACTTAAATCTGCCTTGGCCAACCCGGTAAAGAGCTTGCGAACAGAATAA
- a CDS encoding ABC transporter permease: protein MFKNYLKIAWRNLIKNKAYSAINVGGLALGMAVTLIIGLWVQDELTYNSYFQDKDKIAQVFQSQTFNGTTGTGPAIPRPLEKALREGYADNFKHLIMVTWTNDRYLKYKETNLSRAGNYAQREFPELFDLQIIKGEKDGLREINSIMLSESTAKALFGEEEPIGKVLKVSNQYDLMVSSVYKDIPVNNSFNDTDYVIPWEQYLATTEWVRNAEDNWGNNSFQMFGQLADNANMENVSMAIRNVKKDLNEDTAEFNPQIFLFPMKDWHLRSNFENGKQTGGRIKYVWLFGIIGAFVLLLACINFMNLSTARSEKRSKEVGIRKSIGSQRGQLIYQFLSESFLVVVFAYFLALVIVLISLNGFNELARKEIIFPWLNPTFWIISILFILFTALLAGSYPALYLSSFRPVDVLKGTFKVGRYAGLPRKILVVVQFTVSVAFIIGTVIVMQQINHAKNRPVGYDKEGIIQVPTFSQDFNGKYDLMQSEFLNSNAVVAMSSSSSPTTQIWSNRGGFTWEGKPEGFQEDLAWTEVSPEYAKSLGLKIVEGRDFSRDFASDSLGVLINETAKKYLGMENPVGKFLKDDDIEDPNPPLKIIGVVQDMITQSPYEPVKQGVYVYDRYDNSSYYNLRLNPTSSASENIATVERVFKEHFPDIPFEYDFIDDQYGEKFASEERIGRLSGIFTALAILISCLGLFGLTSFVAEQRTKEIGVRKVLGASVFNVWNMLSKDFLKLVIISCFIAVPVAYYIMNGWLQEYPYRVILKWWIFALAMVGAMGVTVLTVSFQAIKAAKQNPVKSLRTE, encoded by the coding sequence ATGTTTAAGAACTATCTAAAAATTGCTTGGAGAAATCTAATCAAGAACAAAGCGTATTCCGCGATAAATGTCGGTGGTCTGGCTTTAGGAATGGCCGTAACACTTATTATAGGGTTGTGGGTGCAAGATGAGCTCACTTACAATAGTTATTTTCAGGATAAAGACAAAATAGCACAGGTTTTTCAGTCGCAGACCTTCAACGGCACTACGGGAACCGGACCTGCCATTCCAAGACCTTTAGAAAAAGCTTTACGTGAAGGATATGCAGATAACTTTAAGCATTTAATAATGGTCACTTGGACCAATGATCGCTATTTAAAATATAAAGAAACCAATCTTTCCCGAGCCGGAAATTATGCCCAGAGAGAATTTCCAGAATTATTTGATTTGCAAATTATCAAAGGGGAAAAGGATGGTTTGAGAGAGATAAACTCTATTATGCTTTCTGAATCAACGGCTAAAGCTTTATTCGGTGAAGAAGAGCCAATAGGAAAAGTGCTTAAGGTAAGTAATCAATATGATTTGATGGTAAGTAGTGTTTATAAGGATATACCTGTAAATAATTCCTTTAATGATACAGACTATGTTATTCCTTGGGAACAATATTTAGCTACTACGGAATGGGTGAGAAATGCAGAGGATAACTGGGGTAATAACTCGTTTCAAATGTTTGGTCAGTTAGCGGATAACGCCAATATGGAGAACGTAAGTATGGCTATTCGAAATGTGAAAAAAGACTTGAATGAGGATACTGCCGAGTTTAATCCTCAAATTTTTCTTTTTCCTATGAAAGATTGGCACTTACGTAGCAACTTTGAGAATGGGAAACAGACCGGAGGTAGAATAAAGTACGTATGGCTTTTCGGGATAATCGGTGCATTTGTATTGCTTTTGGCTTGTATCAATTTTATGAATTTGAGTACTGCACGTTCAGAGAAGAGAAGTAAAGAAGTAGGTATTCGAAAATCTATTGGATCACAACGTGGACAACTAATTTATCAGTTTTTAAGCGAATCGTTTTTGGTAGTTGTTTTTGCCTACTTTTTAGCGTTGGTAATCGTGTTGATATCTCTTAACGGGTTTAACGAATTAGCGCGTAAGGAAATTATATTTCCGTGGTTGAACCCAACTTTTTGGATAATTTCTATACTCTTCATTCTGTTCACAGCTTTATTGGCAGGGAGCTACCCGGCACTTTATTTATCATCATTTAGACCGGTAGATGTATTAAAAGGAACTTTTAAGGTAGGCAGGTATGCTGGTTTACCAAGAAAGATTTTAGTGGTCGTGCAATTTACCGTTTCCGTTGCCTTCATAATAGGTACGGTCATTGTAATGCAACAAATAAATCATGCGAAAAATAGACCAGTTGGTTATGACAAGGAAGGTATCATACAGGTACCTACTTTTAGTCAGGATTTTAATGGGAAGTATGATTTAATGCAAAGTGAATTCCTTAATTCCAATGCAGTTGTGGCTATGTCATCTTCAAGCAGTCCTACGACGCAAATTTGGTCTAATAGAGGTGGCTTTACCTGGGAAGGTAAGCCAGAAGGTTTTCAAGAGGATTTGGCCTGGACCGAAGTATCCCCGGAATATGCTAAATCTTTAGGACTAAAGATTGTAGAGGGAAGAGATTTTTCTCGTGATTTTGCTTCGGATTCCTTGGGCGTACTAATCAATGAAACGGCCAAAAAATATTTAGGAATGGAAAACCCGGTAGGTAAGTTTTTAAAGGATGATGATATAGAAGACCCTAATCCTCCATTAAAAATAATTGGTGTGGTCCAAGATATGATTACACAGTCTCCCTATGAACCAGTAAAACAAGGAGTTTACGTATATGACCGTTATGATAATTCAAGCTACTATAACCTTAGATTGAATCCTACATCAAGTGCCTCGGAGAATATAGCTACGGTTGAGCGAGTATTTAAAGAGCATTTTCCTGATATACCTTTTGAATATGATTTTATAGATGATCAGTATGGCGAAAAGTTTGCATCGGAGGAACGTATTGGTCGTTTGTCAGGAATTTTTACTGCGCTGGCCATACTCATTAGTTGTCTTGGACTATTTGGACTTACTTCTTTTGTTGCCGAACAGCGCACCAAAGAGATAGGAGTTAGAAAAGTCCTTGGAGCATCGGTCTTCAATGTATGGAATATGCTTTCAAAAGACTTTTTAAAGCTAGTTATTATCTCTTGTTTCATTGCGGTTCCCGTAGCTTATTACATCATGAACGGTTGGCTACAAGAGTATCCATATCGGGTAATTTTAAAATGGTGGATATTCGCATTGGCCATGGTGGGTGCTATGGGAGTAACGGTATTAACGGTTAGCTTTCAAGCCATTAAGGCTGCCAAACAAAACCCTGTAAAAAGCCTAAGAACGGAATAA
- a CDS encoding ABC transporter permease, with translation MISTGLKIAFRGFLRNRFFTTFNLLSLVGGLFVAFVAIGYIGFENSYDEFHENSENIYRVGWTYRSQDYSILGFENGADDKQLNVVTGLKKIPGVENVAQFITSDNLEFIEWGDKRVQEKGFLTTNTPLEFASLFTWSPLMGSFTDFGKDFNKVLLTKSTAFKIFGGVMNNSSEIIGQVINIGQENYKVAAVIEDVPMNSHFDFTLALSNPRIDYWGSRVYMGVADNISYDEVELRMNQAMAKINPSVVKDPLYKEHFLQPLEDIHLKSNILYELKTPGNYSFIYLIGGFAVFILIITLFNYANFTLAIKSKQGKSIGIKKAMGAKSFAVARQFILEGVLLALLAVPILALLLALIVPSFNSLMGVNLSASLWQNPQTFFLIVGLAIVLGVLASIAPALFLSTKNALSLFNQKLKDNRFEHFSIRKYLVVSQFVILISITSVSYFVIQQMDFIENKDVGYKKKGCYMRIRHPKNRIFFKNVLDKFLG, from the coding sequence ATGATAAGTACAGGGTTAAAGATAGCATTCAGAGGATTTTTGAGAAATCGGTTTTTCACAACTTTTAATTTATTAAGTCTCGTAGGCGGACTTTTTGTCGCTTTCGTGGCAATTGGATACATCGGTTTTGAAAATAGTTATGATGAATTTCATGAAAATTCCGAAAATATTTACCGCGTGGGTTGGACCTACCGCTCTCAGGATTATAGTATTTTAGGTTTTGAAAACGGAGCCGATGATAAACAACTCAATGTGGTAACCGGTTTAAAAAAAATTCCCGGTGTAGAAAATGTAGCACAGTTCATAACCTCGGACAATCTTGAATTTATAGAATGGGGAGATAAAAGGGTGCAGGAAAAAGGATTTTTAACAACTAACACGCCGCTGGAATTCGCTTCACTTTTTACGTGGTCACCACTAATGGGGAGTTTTACCGATTTCGGCAAGGATTTTAATAAAGTACTATTGACCAAATCTACCGCCTTTAAAATATTTGGTGGTGTAATGAATAACTCGTCCGAAATTATAGGTCAGGTTATCAATATAGGGCAAGAAAATTACAAAGTGGCCGCGGTTATCGAGGACGTGCCTATGAATTCTCATTTCGACTTCACCTTGGCCTTAAGTAATCCAAGAATTGATTATTGGGGCAGTAGGGTATATATGGGCGTTGCCGACAACATTTCGTATGACGAGGTGGAACTAAGAATGAATCAGGCGATGGCTAAGATAAACCCATCCGTGGTTAAGGATCCTCTTTATAAAGAACATTTTTTACAACCCTTGGAGGATATTCATCTAAAGTCCAATATTTTGTATGAACTGAAAACGCCCGGAAATTATTCGTTCATATATCTAATCGGGGGCTTTGCGGTCTTTATACTTATAATTACGCTGTTCAATTATGCCAATTTTACTTTGGCCATTAAATCCAAACAAGGGAAGTCAATAGGAATCAAAAAGGCCATGGGAGCAAAGAGCTTCGCCGTAGCGAGACAATTTATATTGGAAGGAGTGTTATTAGCGCTATTGGCCGTACCTATTTTGGCTCTATTGCTTGCATTGATAGTGCCTTCGTTCAACTCCTTAATGGGTGTAAATTTAAGTGCTAGTCTCTGGCAGAACCCTCAAACGTTTTTTTTAATAGTTGGCCTGGCAATTGTTCTGGGAGTATTGGCGAGTATAGCCCCGGCGCTATTTCTCTCTACCAAGAATGCTTTAAGTTTATTCAATCAAAAATTAAAGGACAATCGCTTTGAGCATTTTTCCATTCGCAAGTATCTGGTAGTAAGTCAGTTTGTAATATTGATTTCTATTACCTCGGTATCTTATTTTGTTATCCAGCAAATGGATTTTATTGAGAATAAGGATGTAGGCTATAAAAAGAAGGGGTGCTATATGCGTATACGTCATCCGAAAAACAGAATATTTTTCAAGAACGTCTTAGACAAGTTCCTTGGATAG